A segment of the Commensalibacter oyaizuii genome:
ACGAAATTGAGAAAGCACATCCTGATATATATAATATTTTGCTGCAAGTCATGGATCATGGCGTTTTAACAGATCATAATGGCAAAACTATTAACTTTAGGAACGTTATTTTAATCATGACCACTAATGCAGGTGCCGCAGAAATGGTATCTCCAGCTATTGGTTTTGGTCGTGGATATTCTGATATTGACAATAATGAAGCAATTAAGGAAAAGTTCTCTCCTGAATTCCGTAACCGTTTAGATGCTATTGTCCCATTTGCTCCACTATCTAAAGTAACGATCATCAAAGTTGTCGATAAATTTCTTGTAGAATTACAAAATCAATTACAAGAACAAAAGGTCTTATTGACTTTGTCGACAAGTGCAAAAAATTGGCTACGAGATCACGGTTACGATCCTGTTTATGGTGCTAGACCATTAAGCAGAATTATTCAGGATTATATCAGTAAGCCATTAGCTGATGAAATTTTATTTGGATGTTTGACTGCAGGCGGAGAAGTGCATATTCAAACAGATAATAATCAGTTAAAATTCGAATATAAAAAAGCAAAACCTAAAAAAACAAAGAGAAAAACTTTAATTTCTCAGCCATAGAGAAACAATTTCTATTTGTTTATTAAGGTTTTGGTCATTAGTCATTAGTCATTAGTCATTAGTCATATTTGATCCCATTGATGAGGACATATCCAGGATATGGCCATTTGTGGCTTGTCCCTTTATGTGTCCAGTCAATACCTTGTCGTCTTGGGTTGTCATAATAGTATCTTCCTACAACTTCTGCATAATCACCTTTTTTAACCCAAGGCCAGGCAGGTGTATGCATTACGTCTAGATTGCTAACAACGCGTATGGTAATTCCTGATCCAACATTGACATAAAAATAACCATGCTCACCACTGCGTGTTCTACGTTGTTCTGAATAAGCAATAACGGTTCCGCAAATGTGAACAGGTACGTCTTCTTTCTTATATTGATTAATAGAATTTTCAAATTCACGCTGAGCTTTCAAAAAACCTTGATTATCGCACTGATTAAGAGGACTTTTACCAAAAGCTACAGAAGAAAGACTTATTGAATATAAAAAAACAGCACTGTATAAAAACTGATGAAGACGCACTTAATTTTTCCCTATTTTCGTTTGTAATTTTTAAAAACTCTAATTTTTCTTATCTTTTTTTTTCTTTGGCTCTTTATCAAGATTCTTCTCGTTAGATGCCTTAGATATATCTTCTTTTTTATTTTTCTTAGCGTTCTTTTCTTGCTCTAAATCAGAAGGCTTTTCGCCTAATATTTCTTTTAACTCCGACAAAGATGATATTATCTCTGGATTAGGCTGTGGGGCTGCCATATCAAATTTTTCTAATTCTCCAATCAATACTTCGACGACGACTAAACGCGCATACCACTTATTATCAGCAGGTACAATGATCCAAGGTGTATTTTCTGTAGCTGTTTGGGCAATTGCTTCTTGATATGCTGCTTGATATTGTTCCCAAAACTGACGTTCCTTGGGGTCATTAGGGGAAAATTTCCATTGTTTTTCTCGCTCGTCTAGTCTTGATAAGAGTCGTTGCCGTTGTTCCTCTTTAGAAATATTTAAAAATATCTTAACTAAGCCAATTCCTTGACGTCGTAAGTAAATTTCAAAATTATGGATATCTTGATATCGATGTTTCCAAAAATCACTATCGTTTAATACCCAAGTTGGTAAATTCTGTTTTTCTAAAAGGGTGGGGTGAACTTTTGCAACTAAAACTTCTTCGTAATGACTGCGATTAAAAATACCAATTTTTCCCCGTGCAGGCACTGCCATATGAATGCGCCATAAATAATCGCGGGCTAATTCAACAGGTCCAGGTTGCTTAAAGGACGCAACGGAGATCCCTTGTGGGTTAATACCAGACGTTACATGCTTGATAGTACCATCTTTTCCCGATGTATCCATCCCCTGCAATGCAACGATTAGTGCATTTTTGGCGTTTGCATATAAAAGCTCTTGCAATTCACTTAACCGTTTAACACGTTTTTTTAATATTTTTTTAGCTTCTTTTTTGGTTAAGGATAATCCCCCAGTATCGGAAGGATTATAGTCGGTTAATAGAAATTTTTGCCCATTTGTAACACGGTATTTGGTTCTAAGTAATTCTTGCATCGATTTTTTGTCCATTGTAGTTCCCTATTATTTATAAATATTATTCTTTTCTAGATACTGACAGACCACCAGGCGCTTGACATACAGGCATCATTTCAATGCGGTTAATGTTGACGTGAGGAGGTAATCCTACGACCCAACTGACAGTTTCAGCGATGTCTTGTGCAGTTAAAGGGGTTGTTCCTGCATAAACATTCTTTGCTTTTTGATGGTCGTTTAATCTGACATTGCTAAATTCTGTTCCCCCACACAGCCCTGGTTCAATATTTGTAATGCGAATAGGTGTGCCCAGTAAATCTGTCTTTAAATTCAGCATGAACTGTGCAACAAAAGCTTTCGTTGCACCATACACATTTCCGCCAGAATAAGGATAAGTGCCTGCAATACTTCCCAAAGAGATGATATGCCCCCTTTTTCTTTCCAGCATTCCACCAATTATATGTTGTGTCAAATGAATTAAGCCCGTAACGTTTGTTTGTATCATTTGATCCCAATGATCCAAGGAAATCTGGGGAACAGGTTCTATCCCTAGTGCTAGCCCTGCATTGTTGATTAAAATATCAATAGATTGAAAAGAAGCGGGTAACTGATCAATAATGGATTTAATGTGGGATACATTTCTAATATCCAGCTCTAAGGGGTAAATTTGTTTTGGATATTGCTGTGCTAATTGATCTAATTTTTCTTTTCTACGGGCAGCAGCAATAACATGATATCCATCATGAACCATACGATGGGTAATAGCCTGCCCAAATCCTGCAGAAGCTCCTGTTACAAATGCTATTCCTTTACAGTTCATAAGTATTCTCCTTTTTAATAAAGATTATATTTTATTATCTTTATAAAGTGTCAGTTCAGACAATAAATAAAAAGTGACTTTCGTCATTCACTATACGTTATGCAATTTATATGCTTTAAAAATGAAACTTTTTCCCATAGAATATTGTTAAAATAGTTTTATTCTCTTATTAAGAAGATGCAATGGCTTTACAATTTTCTGATTTAACAGATGGTTTTGCTGGTCAGCTTTTAATTGCCAGTCCCTTTATTACTTCACCCTTATTTGCACAAACTGTGATTTTTCTTTGTGCACATTCCTATCAAGAAGGAGCAATGGGTATTATTATAAATCGACATTTAACCAAGCCCACTCCTGAAGAATTGCTACAACAGTTAGGTATATCGCCTTTCCCACAGAATGCACATTTCTCTATTAGTGCAGGGGGACCTGTAGAAAATGCACATGGATTGGTTCTGCATTCAGCAGATTGGGATACGAATGGATGTATTGCTGTGACTGACACTGTAAAATTAAATGCCAGTCTTGATATTCTACGTGATTTATCGTCGGGGCAGGGACCAAAACAGGCTTTGCTGGCTTTGGGGCACGCAAATTGGGCACCAGGTCAATTAGAGGAAGAAATCAAAAATAATATATGGCATTTGGCACCTTCCAATGAATCGATACTATTTGATTCTCACTTTACAAAAAAATGGCGTACTGCCTTACAATCAATTCATATTGACCCAAGTAAATTATCTTACTTGTCTGGCCAATCTTAAAATAAGGCAGCTTAATTTATAATAAGCTGCCTTCAAATTTTTTCTTTATGACGCTGTATTTTTTAAATCTGCGACATTATGAATGTTATTTTTGTCTAAGATTTCTACAATTTCACGCTTAATGCGATGAATTAGGGGGGGGCCTTCATAGGCAAAGGCAGAATATAACTGGGTAAAATCTGCACCATGCATGATTTTCTCAATTACGTCAGCACCCGTTTCAATTCCTCCACAACCAATTAGTGTCAGTCGTCCCTTTGTCAAACGTGCAACACGTGCCAACATTTCAGTACTTTTTTGTCGTATTGGCCGCCCGGAAAGTCCACCAGGTTCATATCGGAATGCCCCTTTAAGATAATCTGGCCGGCTGATGGTTGTATTGGTCAAAATTAACCCTGATACATTGGTATTAATAACGGTTTCAACGATAGCTTCAACTTCAGCATCTGATAAATCGGGGGCCAATTTTACCAAAAGAGGAGGATGATTGGGATGTTGTTCTTGGATTGCTTGTAAAATTCCTGACAATCGGTCAGGATGTTGCAAGTCACGTAGACCTGGAGTATTTGGCGATGATAGATTTAAAACGATGTAATCTGCATATTGACCGATTAACCCAACCTGCATGGGATAATCTGTTTCTGGATTAGCCCCAATTTTATTAATACCAATGTTAACTCCAACAGGAATATAAGCTTTTGTTTTAAAGGGTCCTTTGGAATTACGGATTTTTTCCAATCGGGCTGCCATACGATAGATACCATCATTATTAAATCCCATTCGATTAATGACTGCACCATCTTCGGTTAATCGAAAAAGCCTTGGTTTAGGGTTGCCACTTTGTGGTTTTGGGGTGACTGTTCCTACTTCGACACCACCAAATCCTATTCTTGCCAAAGGAACAACCGCTGCGGCGTTTTTATCAAATCCAGCTGCAATACCAACTGGATTAGGAAAAGATAATCCCATCGCTTTGACTTTCAGGGCGGGGGAATCCTGCCAAGGTCTCCTGCCTCCACATAATCCCATGGACAAGCTTTTAATAGCAAGGTTATGGCCAAATTCTGGATTGAAATTTCTTAGCCCACTCATGATTATAGGAAAGCAAGATGCCATCGCACCTTGTTCAGCCTCGAATAGTATATCATTGAGCTTTAGCTTCATCGTAGATTTCCAGTTAAAATATAGAATGAAATAAATAAAACAAACATCTAGATTTAAAATCTCGCTGTCTCACGTAATATCATACTATATTTCAAAATTGAATGGCAGAGTAGAATATTAAACTGTGCATATGATGCTGATACTGTTGAGCTGCATTTAAAAGAGTTTAAGAAATATCCAAAACAAGGCTCCAGATAACATAATCGACATTGGCAAAGTTAATACCCAAGCCATGCCCATATTACGCAGTGTGCGCCATTGTATTCCATGACCACATCCAACGGATGAGCCCGCAATGGCAGAAGTAACAACATGTGTTGTGCTAACTGGCATATGGAACTGATTGCCCATTTGAATCATTGTCATAGCAACTGTTTCTGCAACGGCACCTTGACCATATGTAAGCTCTGTTTTACCGATTTTTTTGCCTACAGTAACCACAATTCGCTTCCAACCCACCATGGTTCCCAATCCCAAAGCAATAGCAACCACTACCTTAACCCAAGGGGGAATAAACTGAATTGCAGTAACAATATCTTTTTCAAAATCATTAATAATGGTTTCTTGTTCTTTAGGTAAAGTTTCTATATGGGAAAAGTGAACAAGATTTTGGTCTAGTAAGTACAAATTATTTCTAAGATTTGTCTGATATTCGACGGGGACTTCTTTAAATGTTGTTTTGTTGTGCACGTCAGTTTGAATGGTTTTCAACATTGTGCGCATTGCTGGAATAGTTTCTGGCAAAATTAGATTATGCTGTATGGTCTTGGTTAAAATCTTACGACTTTCTTCAACTGAAGGCATGGGATTATTATTGTGTTGAACCAATATTTGATCAACAATGAATGCTTTTTGGGTAAAGTCTTCAACTTGTTTGGGGGATACAGCACTGTTTAGGGCATAAGCGGTTGGAACCGTTCCAATTAGAATAAGCATAATTAGTCCCATTCCTTTTTGTCCGTCATTTGAACCATGACTAAAACTAACCCCAGTGCAAGTTAAAATTAATAATAAACGCATCGGCCAAGGTGGAGGCTTTCCGTTTGGAGATTGATAGAAAGCTGGGATTGGTACTAATATTCTAAACAAATACATACCTAATAATGCGATGACAAATCCGGCTAATGGGCTAAAAACTAGTGATTTAAAGACCTGTAACGCTTGCCCCCAATCGACCCCACTCGCAGTGTTATTGCCCATTAGTAATTGATTCATCAGACCGACCCCCAAGATGGAACCGATTAAGGTGTGGGAGGAAGAATTCGGAATACCAAAAAACCAAGTCAGCAAATTCCAGATCACAGCGGCCAATAATAGTGCAAAGATCATGGAAAAACCGGCCTCGCTACCTACCCTTAAAACCAACTCAATGGGCAATAAGGAAATGATGGTATAAGCCACAGCCCCACTGGACAGTAAAACACCAATAAAATTCCAAATACCAGACCAGACCACCGCAACTACAGGGGGCAGCGAATTACTGTAAATAACAGTAGCAACCGCATTGGCTGTATCATGAAACCCATTGACGAATTCAAAGCCTAGGGCAATGATTAATGCCAATCCTAATAGTATAAATGCTATAAGAGAAGAATTATGAGAGGATAAAATATCCTCTCTTACGTGCATAATTGTATATAAAATAGCACAAAGCAAAACTGATAAAAAAGCAATCGTATTTAAACGCGAGCTAGTACGTGGGGTCATATTTCAGGCTTTTTTTGAATAAACACACTGTCGTTTTTATAGTTTATCATATTGGTAACTCTAAATAAATTTACAAAAACGAAACGAAAAATAAGGGTAAATACGAAAAAAATTATTTCATAATAACAACGAACCCTTAATTCAGGACTTTATAACTCCATATTTATATCTTATTTCAAACATTACCAATCAATAATATTACTCATTTTCGGGGACGACTTTACAAAAGAACAGCCATCATCACAAGAGGAGAGTCAGCATAAAAAGTAAAATATCTATAGAAAATTAGAAAGCGTTATAAAATAATGACAGTCTTGTTCTTTTTTGCCTTAAAACTGTCTGTTTTACATGTTTAAATACATTATTTGTTTCATTTTATTGCGCAGTTGTCTCAAATTTTAAACATTGAATTATCTTTTCATTCAAAAAAAGATAAGATAAGAAGTAAACACATTTTAAAATTTGTATAAATTCTTATTTCTCCAGGATTGTAATAAATTATTATGGATGCGACTTCTTCTCCCTCTTACTTTCCTATTGCTATGCGTATTGATGGGGCTCGTCTTATTATTGTGGGTGGGGGACAGATTGCCGCACGTAAAATACGTCTGCTTTTGGATAAAAACGCTAATATAGAAGTCTTTGCTAATCATTTGTGCAGCGAAATACAACGTATGGAGCAAAATAAACAGATTCAATTCTGTGGCCAGATTAAGGATGAACATCATTTTAAAAATCACATCTTAGGTGCACGTCTTGTTTTTGTAGCAACAGATGATCAAAATTATAATGCACAAATTGCCTTGTGGGCACAACAAGTCGATATTGCCGTTTGTGCTGTTGATAATCCCAGTGTTTCAAGTTTCATTACCCCAGCGATTATTGATCGAAACCCTGTTCAAATTGCCATATCAACAGGTGGGACTGCGCCAGTACTTAGCAGACGGATCAGAGAGATTATCGAACCCGTTATTCATCAGAGCACTGGAAAATTGGCTCAATTTATGGGCAAATATCGCCAGTGGGTAAAAGAACATCATCCTTTAACTGAACACCGTCAACGATTATGGGAACGCTTTTTAGACGGGCGTGGCCCAAATTTGATCGAACAAAATCAAGAAGATCAAGCCAAAGATTATCTACAAGGTTTATTGCAGCAAACCCCTACAATTCATGGTGAAGTATGGCTGGTGGGAGCTGGTCCTGGTGATCCTGATTTGTTGACGTTAAAAGCACTTCATTGCTTACAAAATGCAGATGTTATTTTATATGACAATCTACTATCCAAAGAGACATTAAAACGTATTCGTCGGGATGCTGCTCTAATTTACGTTGGAAAACAAAGTAAAAAACATACGTTACCACAAGACGAAATCAACGCTTTATTAATTAAACACGCTAAAAATGGAAAACGTGTCCTGCGTTTAAAAGGGGGGGATCCTTTGATTTTTGGTCGTGGGGGAGAGGAAGCCGAGGCATTAGTACAGTCAGGCGTTCCGTTTCAAATTGTTCCTGGTATATCAGCAGCAAATGGTTGTGCAGCGTATAGTGGTATTCCACTTACACATCGTGACTGTGCTCAATCTTGTTTGATTTTAACAGGCCATACACAATTTGAAGGCAAGATGGATCTGCCCTGGGAAAGTATTGTTAATCCTCATCAAACCACAGTCATTTATATGGGATTAAGTAACCTATCGTTTTTATGCCAACAGCTTATTCAACATGGTCTGCCTCCTTCTTGGCCAGCAGCAACAATTGAAAAGGGAACTTTACCTGATCAACGTGTTATTATTGGAACAATTGAGACATTGCCAGGATTGGTTAAACAATCAAATTTGAAAAGTCCAGTTCTAACCATCATTGGTAAAGTTGTTCAACATCGTGTAACTTCTATTTAAAAAGGTGATGACACGGGATAAAAAACGCGGTTTATCTATTCATATCTAAGTTTATTAATGAATAACAAAGCCGAGTGTACAATCATCATCCTTTAAATTATTAAATAATCAAAATCTTTACAAGGAACAGTCGTGAGAATAAATTCTTTAGCAATTAAAAAAAGTTTTTTAGGATCGTCTTTTGGTTTTTTATTACTAGCCAGTAGCTGTTTTTCAGTCTCTGCATACGCACAAGCAGGTAATGGCGTCGATCCATTAGCTTTTGGAGGTGCATCGGTAGACCACATTCCAACCCAGCCAGTGGCAGCGTATAACGGAATGGTTGTTTCTGCCAGCGATTTGGCAGCGAAGGTCGGAGCGCAAGTGTTGAAAGACGGTGGGAATGCTGTCGATGCTGCAGTCGCTGTGGCGTATGCTATGGCGGTTACTTATCCTGCTGCGGGAAATATTGGTGGTGGGGGATTTTTAACCCTTCGTTTACCTAATGGAGAGGCATATTTTGTTGATTTTAGGGAAAAAGCCCCTCATATGGCAACAGCAAATATGTTTCTTGATAAACAAGGAAAAGTTATTCCCAATGCATCTATTTTAGGATGGAAATCAGTAGGGGTCCCTGGTACGGTGGCTGGTATGGAACTGATCCGTGAACGATGGGGGACGAAATCTCGTGTGGATTTAATGAATCCAGCCATTAAATTAGCTAAGGATGGGTATGTTTTAACCAAAGAAGATATTGCCTTGTTGTCAACATCAACCTCTGATTTTGCCAAAGACCCAGATGCAGCACAAATTTTCTTAAAACCAGATGGCACACCCTGGCAAGTGGGGGATGTTTTCCGCCAAACAGATTTGGCAAAAACATTGGCGTTAATTGCCAAAAAAGGTAACAGTGCCTTTTATAAAGGTAAAATTGCAAAGCAAATTGTTGCCGCTAGTGTTAAAAATGGTGGTATCTTAACCATGCAGGATTTTGCAGCCTATCAACCAAGGGTAATGAAACCTTTAACTTGTTCTTATCGTGGGTATAAAATTGATACAGCACCGCCTCCCAGTGGTGGTGGGGTTGCACTTTGTGAAATTTTAAATATTACCTCTGGTTATGATATGCATAAATTGGGATTGCATAGTTTACCTTCTGTACAAAGACAGGTTGAGGCAATGCGCAGAGCATATTCAGATCGTAGAGATCTAGGGGATCCAGCTTTTGTTAAAAACGATATAGAACGTTTTTTAAGTGCACAATATGCGGCTGATATTCGTAAAAACTTGAACTTTAAGCACGCTGTAAATTCTGCACAACTGGTTCCTGGGCAAGTGGCATTGGCCCCTACGCCGAAAATGGGGGTTCAGGCATCGCATGAGAAGAACGAAACGACCCATTTTTCTATTATCGATAAAAATGGTATGGCAATATCGATGACCTATACCCTAAACGGTTGGTTCGGTGCACGAGTCGTCGCTGGCCAAACAGGTATTGTAATGAATGACGAAATGGACGATTTTTCAACGGCTCCTGGTCAACCAAATATGTATGGGATTGTTGGCAGTAAAGCAAATGCAATTGCCCCTGGTAAGACGCCGCTTTCCTCAATGACTCCAACGATTATCTCTAAAGATAATCAACCTTTTATGGTGATTGGCAGTCCTGGTGGATCTCGTATCCCAACGATCATATTATCTGTTGTGACGGGGGTGATTGATTATGATTTAAATATCCAACAAGCAATTAATTTGCCACGTTTTCATCAACAATGGGAACCTGTGCCTGTGCAACTGGAATCTAATGCTTTAAGTCCGCAAGTGCGTGAGGGACTAAAGAAAAAAGGATATCCGTTGGATATGTATTCCACATGGGGTATTGCCGAGGGGATTCACGTTGGTAAAGATAAAGACGGTAAACGTGTTTATTATGGGGGTGTTGATTACCGTCATGCTGGCGGTGCTGCTGTTGGAGAATAATTTTAAAGAAAATTGAAAAAAATGCTTGTCATCCTGCCCCCTTTTTGTGTTAGAAGGGGGGTGGAAAGTCACGAGTGGACGGACACCTTGCGAACTCGGTCAGGTCCGGAAGGAAGCAGCCATTGCGAGTATCGTTCGGGTCATTTGTGGCTTTCCACAATTATTACCTTTATGGTAAGGATTAAGGATAACAGGTATTTATAATTTGATATTATCTGACCTCATCTTTTAATTTCCTGGAATTGCTTTATGATGGATATTCCGGACGAACATCTTCCTCATCCTGAAACAACAATGGGTGGTTTTTTTGATAATTTACCCGCAGCGACACCACCGACTGTTGATAAATCATATCGTGTTTTAGCCCGTAAATATCGACCTCAGAATTTTGATGATCTAATTGGTCAAGAGGCTATGGTTCGCACATTGCGAAATGCATTTGCGATGGGACGTGTAGCACATGCATTCATGTTAACAGGGGTAAGAGGGGTTGGTAAAACCACAACTGCACGAATTATTGCACGCGCATTTAACTGTGTCGGCGTAGATGGAACAGGACAGGCAACGGCCGATCCTTGCGGGGTATGCCCAAATTGTAAAGCCATTTTAGCAGATCGTCACCCTGATGTACTGGAAATTGATGCAGCTTCGCATACTGGGGTGGATGATGTTCGGGAAATTATCGAAGGATCACGGTTTCGCCCCCTTCAGGCGCGTATGAAAGTTTATATTATTGACGAGGTGCATATGCTATCTCGCAATGCATTTAATGCGCTATTAAAAACTTTGGAGGAACCACCCGAGCAAGTTACTTTTATTTTCGCAACAACAGAAATCCGCAAAGTTCCCGTAACCGTATTATCACGATGTCAACGATTTGATCTGCGCAGGGTTCCTCAGGAGCGATTAAAAGATCATTTCATAAAAATTGCTCAAAACGAGCATGTTTTAATCGCAGATGAAGCCGTTAATTTAATTGCCAGAGCTGCGGACGGATCAGTCAGGGATGGGTTATCTTTGCTAGATCAGGCGATTGCGCAAGGTGACGGTCAAGATCATAATAAGCCCATTGAATCATCTGTTGTTTCTGAAATGTTGGGTTTTGCTGACCGTACATTGGTTTATGATTTGTTCGAAGCGATAATGTCAGGGAAACCTGATCAAGTATTAGCCCTGACAGAACAAGCTTATGCAGGTGGTGCAGATCTAGGCGTGTTATTGGCGGATTTATTGGAATTGGTGCACTTGCTTTCACGCATGAAATCTATTCCCTCTTTGGAAAATAGCAGCGAGCTGTCTGAATTGGAGCGTGTGCGCGGTGGCAAAATGGCGCGTCAATTGTCTGTTCCTGTATTGGGGCGTGCGTGGCAAATGTTGTTAAAAGGAACACAAGAGGTTGAAATAGCGCCTAATCGTCGGGCTGCGGCTGAGATGGTGCTTATTCGGTTATGTTACGTTTCTGATCTTCCCTCGCCAAATGATTTAATCAAACAACTTACAGAAAATCCTGAATCCCCTCCAACTGGAAGAGGAGGCGTTTCTTCTGCTTCAAAACCTTCTGGTTCAATGTCTCATTCAACAACATCTGTGCCCTATGGCGGTGGGGAACGTCATTTATATGCCGTGGGTCAAAGTGATAATATTTCGTCAGTTGCATCTGCTCAACAAGAATCATTATCAGCTTATGCGGTTGCAGAAACGCAGCAGCCAGTCCCATTGAAAAGGGAAAATTTATGGCATAGTTGGCGTGAAGTAGTTGTGTTTGTTAAGGAACAACAGGCCCGACTATTGCACGCGCATTTACGTAATTCAGTGCATTTGGTAAAATTCGCCCCCCCAACAATTGAGATTAGGATTGATAATAATGCACCAAATACAATTGCTCAGCAATTAACCAAATTACTGAATGAACATTCCAGCGAGCGTTGGACGATTGTCTTATCTAAACATCAAGGGGAACCAACCTTG
Coding sequences within it:
- a CDS encoding DUF3465 domain-containing protein; translated protein: MSLSSVAFGKSPLNQCDNQGFLKAQREFENSINQYKKEDVPVHICGTVIAYSEQRRTRSGEHGYFYVNVGSGITIRVVSNLDVMHTPAWPWVKKGDYAEVVGRYYYDNPRRQGIDWTHKGTSHKWPYPGYVLINGIKYD
- a CDS encoding PPK2 family polyphosphate kinase — protein: MDKKSMQELLRTKYRVTNGQKFLLTDYNPSDTGGLSLTKKEAKKILKKRVKRLSELQELLYANAKNALIVALQGMDTSGKDGTIKHVTSGINPQGISVASFKQPGPVELARDYLWRIHMAVPARGKIGIFNRSHYEEVLVAKVHPTLLEKQNLPTWVLNDSDFWKHRYQDIHNFEIYLRRQGIGLVKIFLNISKEEQRQRLLSRLDEREKQWKFSPNDPKERQFWEQYQAAYQEAIAQTATENTPWIIVPADNKWYARLVVVEVLIGELEKFDMAAPQPNPEIISSLSELKEILGEKPSDLEQEKNAKKNKKEDISKASNEKNLDKEPKKKKDKKN
- a CDS encoding SDR family NAD(P)-dependent oxidoreductase → MNCKGIAFVTGASAGFGQAITHRMVHDGYHVIAAARRKEKLDQLAQQYPKQIYPLELDIRNVSHIKSIIDQLPASFQSIDILINNAGLALGIEPVPQISLDHWDQMIQTNVTGLIHLTQHIIGGMLERKRGHIISLGSIAGTYPYSGGNVYGATKAFVAQFMLNLKTDLLGTPIRITNIEPGLCGGTEFSNVRLNDHQKAKNVYAGTTPLTAQDIAETVSWVVGLPPHVNINRIEMMPVCQAPGGLSVSRKE
- a CDS encoding YqgE/AlgH family protein; translation: MALQFSDLTDGFAGQLLIASPFITSPLFAQTVIFLCAHSYQEGAMGIIINRHLTKPTPEELLQQLGISPFPQNAHFSISAGGPVENAHGLVLHSADWDTNGCIAVTDTVKLNASLDILRDLSSGQGPKQALLALGHANWAPGQLEEEIKNNIWHLAPSNESILFDSHFTKKWRTALQSIHIDPSKLSYLSGQS
- a CDS encoding quinone-dependent dihydroorotate dehydrogenase encodes the protein MKLKLNDILFEAEQGAMASCFPIIMSGLRNFNPEFGHNLAIKSLSMGLCGGRRPWQDSPALKVKAMGLSFPNPVGIAAGFDKNAAAVVPLARIGFGGVEVGTVTPKPQSGNPKPRLFRLTEDGAVINRMGFNNDGIYRMAARLEKIRNSKGPFKTKAYIPVGVNIGINKIGANPETDYPMQVGLIGQYADYIVLNLSSPNTPGLRDLQHPDRLSGILQAIQEQHPNHPPLLVKLAPDLSDAEVEAIVETVINTNVSGLILTNTTISRPDYLKGAFRYEPGGLSGRPIRQKSTEMLARVARLTKGRLTLIGCGGIETGADVIEKIMHGADFTQLYSAFAYEGPPLIHRIKREIVEILDKNNIHNVADLKNTAS
- a CDS encoding inorganic phosphate transporter, with product MTPRTSSRLNTIAFLSVLLCAILYTIMHVREDILSSHNSSLIAFILLGLALIIALGFEFVNGFHDTANAVATVIYSNSLPPVVAVVWSGIWNFIGVLLSSGAVAYTIISLLPIELVLRVGSEAGFSMIFALLLAAVIWNLLTWFFGIPNSSSHTLIGSILGVGLMNQLLMGNNTASGVDWGQALQVFKSLVFSPLAGFVIALLGMYLFRILVPIPAFYQSPNGKPPPWPMRLLLILTCTGVSFSHGSNDGQKGMGLIMLILIGTVPTAYALNSAVSPKQVEDFTQKAFIVDQILVQHNNNPMPSVEESRKILTKTIQHNLILPETIPAMRTMLKTIQTDVHNKTTFKEVPVEYQTNLRNNLYLLDQNLVHFSHIETLPKEQETIINDFEKDIVTAIQFIPPWVKVVVAIALGLGTMVGWKRIVVTVGKKIGKTELTYGQGAVAETVAMTMIQMGNQFHMPVSTTHVVTSAIAGSSVGCGHGIQWRTLRNMGMAWVLTLPMSIMLSGALFWIFLKLF
- the cysG gene encoding siroheme synthase CysG, encoding MDATSSPSYFPIAMRIDGARLIIVGGGQIAARKIRLLLDKNANIEVFANHLCSEIQRMEQNKQIQFCGQIKDEHHFKNHILGARLVFVATDDQNYNAQIALWAQQVDIAVCAVDNPSVSSFITPAIIDRNPVQIAISTGGTAPVLSRRIREIIEPVIHQSTGKLAQFMGKYRQWVKEHHPLTEHRQRLWERFLDGRGPNLIEQNQEDQAKDYLQGLLQQTPTIHGEVWLVGAGPGDPDLLTLKALHCLQNADVILYDNLLSKETLKRIRRDAALIYVGKQSKKHTLPQDEINALLIKHAKNGKRVLRLKGGDPLIFGRGGEEAEALVQSGVPFQIVPGISAANGCAAYSGIPLTHRDCAQSCLILTGHTQFEGKMDLPWESIVNPHQTTVIYMGLSNLSFLCQQLIQHGLPPSWPAATIEKGTLPDQRVIIGTIETLPGLVKQSNLKSPVLTIIGKVVQHRVTSI
- the ggt gene encoding gamma-glutamyltransferase — its product is MRINSLAIKKSFLGSSFGFLLLASSCFSVSAYAQAGNGVDPLAFGGASVDHIPTQPVAAYNGMVVSASDLAAKVGAQVLKDGGNAVDAAVAVAYAMAVTYPAAGNIGGGGFLTLRLPNGEAYFVDFREKAPHMATANMFLDKQGKVIPNASILGWKSVGVPGTVAGMELIRERWGTKSRVDLMNPAIKLAKDGYVLTKEDIALLSTSTSDFAKDPDAAQIFLKPDGTPWQVGDVFRQTDLAKTLALIAKKGNSAFYKGKIAKQIVAASVKNGGILTMQDFAAYQPRVMKPLTCSYRGYKIDTAPPPSGGGVALCEILNITSGYDMHKLGLHSLPSVQRQVEAMRRAYSDRRDLGDPAFVKNDIERFLSAQYAADIRKNLNFKHAVNSAQLVPGQVALAPTPKMGVQASHEKNETTHFSIIDKNGMAISMTYTLNGWFGARVVAGQTGIVMNDEMDDFSTAPGQPNMYGIVGSKANAIAPGKTPLSSMTPTIISKDNQPFMVIGSPGGSRIPTIILSVVTGVIDYDLNIQQAINLPRFHQQWEPVPVQLESNALSPQVREGLKKKGYPLDMYSTWGIAEGIHVGKDKDGKRVYYGGVDYRHAGGAAVGE